The genomic stretch TTTTGACTAGCCGTATAAGGACCAAATTTCCGAATTGTTGGAATCTTGAACCTGTCTTGATGTCTCCTTCTGAAGCGTCTTGTGCGGTCCGACTGTGCAGAACTTTTTTGTTAGTGGATCATAACAGGAACTGAAGATGAAGTATTCTGCagagagtcatttttctattatgAGGTTCCAGCTTACTGGTAAAAAGGTAGTATTTGGAGGGGGGTTCACAATCTGTTTCTGTGGTGGGTGTGTTCTTATAAAAGCTAGAAGGTTTACTATTATCATAGTGTTGGTGATAGTTTCTTAGCCTTTACTAGATTGGTAAAGAATTATTAATATTGTAGTTGCAGCTATTCTAACAAAGAGTAGATGACTGTTCTTTTGTTTATAATTGAATGGTTAAAGTCCCCAACTTGTAATTGGCAAATTCGTAGGTTTAATTCTTACGGGATGCAACTCAATAGGACCCTCAATAAATTCAAACCGAGACTAGAACTCATAGAGGTGAAAAAGTATTAAGCATTAAGCAAAAATCGATATGCTTCTAACATAGAAAACCATATAGTATTTCTAATGTTGAATCaagattaaataaaattggGGTCAAGTTTGATAACTTTTATAATTGGCATCTCACGAGCACATAGACTTTTCGAGTGTGAAGGTGAAACAACTTATTTCAAATCCATATCCATACTAATATAAAAAGAGAGTTTTGGAACTATTTTGAAAAATGCCACTGCGTTATGTTTTTGGGTAAACATcataaattcttaaaatttataTGCATTCCCACCTACTTAAtctacaattttattttattattttagaaaaaGGATCAATAATTGGTTTCCTATTCATTTTCGTGATGACTTGAAATCCTAACCTATTGGATTATCAACTGAGTTTCGCTTCATCGTCTTCTTCCAAATCTAtagtaaaaaaattactacagcgaaagaaaataaacaaaattactggtatgagaaaattaaaaaaaattaaaggttCACAAAATGCACTAATGTAAAGGTACAACAGTGAGAGGAACTCTAGTGAAGTATAGAGGAAAGAGCAGTCATCAGCGCCGCTGGTATTCGAACCCCATGCTCCCATGTATGTCCGCCATTGTTTCATTCAAGCATATGAATGATGCCTGCGGCGATCCTTCTCTTTTGATGCATAAGAAGAGCTGTGATGGTCTCGTTCTGGtcaaaaaaatatttccacagaGAAATAGAAATTATCATTTGGCTTGTATAACTACTGGTCCTAGATATAGTAGAATATGAAAAAGGACGAGCAGAAGTACCTCGAGAAGAATGATGTTTGGACTTCTCCATGCGTCCTGTGTGATTAGGTCAGTAAGAAAGTCGAATAATGTACTTATAAACGAATAAACAGCAATTTGAGAAgagcatatatatataagatAACTAAAATAATGCTCACCAGAATCTTTTCCTTTGTCCCTTGAACGATGAACCCTCTCCCTAACCTTGTCTCTGCCCCTTTCATAGTCATCCCTCTCATCCCGTCCACGTTCTCTGTCAGAATCCCGGCCTCTATCATGGTCTCTGCCCCTGGTTCTCTCCCTTTCTCtgtctctctccctctccttgATCCTTTCGCCACCTGTCTCTGTCCTAGTGTCCGATGACAGTTTAGCCTGAGGTTCCTCTCTTGAGTCACCGCCATTTGTTGTGCTTTTACCATCCATGTCACTTTTCTTTGTATCCTTCAATTTTTCGAGAGAAGCTTTGACCAGTTCGTCCTTACCAGCTTCTGCATTGACAGCAGTGGAAGGAGCCTTTGCAGTACTGATGTCTTCATTTGTGGTTGTTCCTGCTAATTGACCATCCTGAAAAGAAGTATGAGATACAAGCAGATCATCTACATTTGCTTACTCGATTCCGATGGAGACATTTAATAGCTATTGCAAAATGTATTCACATGTGTTTTGGTAGCAGGATAGTGAACATGAAAAACTGGAAACTAACATGAAACCCCAAAAAAGTATAACGTTGTTGTTTTTACCTTTGAAGCTGACTGATGTGGTGAATCCCATGATCGATTAGCAGGTGTGGTGAAGGAACCCCCTTCCTTACAAACAGGAATATACTGGGCCTTTGGAAGGCTGTACAGATGCGCCAAAACTCTGCAAACCTCATCGATTCCAGATTTGTCGGCATCAAATGCTTTCCACCATGGAGGATTCTCAGGTAATGGCACTTGAGACCTGCGGGCTGCAGCATATACAACACCACATGCCACAACTGCACTTTTGAATCTCACACACAAAGTCGTGCGCAAACTGTTTGTACGCAACATAAGAACATCATTAGAATTGTGTGATAACTGTCAAGAAACTCTTGGTCCACACATCCACATTAAGACTGCAATGTCAGACTATGGATGGAGAAAGCGAACCTACTAAGCTGTTGATAAAAAACCTTTTCAACAGAAAAAAGACAAAATTCAAAGTTTTTTGTCTGAGTTCCAATCTTTTTACATCTTTTTATGCAAAAGTGCAAATAAAAGATATATGGTACAAAAGTTAAACCTGTCGTTTGCAAGATTCCAAGCTTCTTGTCTGAGTTCTGGGGGGATTTCCAGAGTAGCAATgtaatttgatatgaatttGTGAGGGTGCTCAACATGACAGATGAAACCCATCTCTTTGAGAAGATGCCTTTCTGTTCTGATCAAATCTGCCTTCAGATCCACATATCTCTGTTAAAAAACAAAAGACATGAATTCAATCCCCAAATATATAAACACAGTCAAGTAGTCAACTCAGGTACTTAACCATTTGAGATACTAGACTGTGACAAAGAATGATCAACAGAAGAATAAAATAGTTCATAGCGAAtcaaaaatatgaaaacaaGCATCTTAGATATAACAGTAGTAAAATCTAACCTTGGAGGATGTGTCCAAATGCTCTATTGGCAAGTTCTCCCTCCTACATTCCATCCTGTGAAAGACAATCAGTATCTGCCTTGCTTTTCTAGGACTCTCCTCAAGTTTTGTAGCAAGCCAGAGACAACTAGCTGCAACCCTCTGCAAATAAATGAATCTAGTCAAAAGTCacaatagaataaaaaatattccaaATGAAAAATGTGATTAGGCATAGTGTGAACAAATGGGTAAACAAAAGAGACCTTCACATTAAACCGAGCAAACGACTTCTTGCAGTAGAAGCGATGAAATAGGACTTGACCAGTGGCCATAACAGCTTGTGGTCTGAGCATAGATAAGGAAATTAGAAAGCCAACGTAGAGGACAAGGTGACTCACATATAGTACTACGTGATCACTTTACTAGATATTTTTTGCAGTTCAGCAGCAACATAAGATTATTTCTACATGTAACAAAAACATGGAAGATTATACGCTAAAGCAACAACGTAAGAGAAATCGAATAAACAGAATATGGCATGGAAAAGGATACAGCTTAAGCAATATGCCGCTCTCTTGTATGAGGTCACAACCATAGATTCTAAGTGTAGTTTCAGTGGCCTCGTCAATGCCATCTTTACGAGATGGTGAACTCTTCAGCTGTTCTTCTGATAGATAAAACGTGTCAATTGCCGTATAAATCATGTTCTTTCACCAAGCACGAGGATACTCAACCTGCCACCAATTTTATGAATTCACaaattaaagctaaaaataagGGAAACCTCAGAACTTGGGTAAGCAATCATTTATGTTATCTTCAAAACTCAGCATTACTTTATACGGAGATCAGATCCAAACCCAAAGACGTCCACAAGTCATTGCCAACTTAAGAAAACTCTTACAGAAAAAATGCAAGTGTACAAAACATAGCAGCAGAAAATGTAAAATTGCCTCATTCACCAAAGATAATCCAGTCCCGATGTGATCACTTCATAGTTAATTAGGCATTTATAAGTTTATATAGATAAAAACTTGGGCTAACTGCtttaaaagtcacaaacttttctcatttttcggtttttcccacgaacaaAAAAATTGGCATATAATGTCATGAACTTTATATTTGGTCGCCGTGTTCCCATAACGGGTTTTCCGGCCATGAAACAAGCTGACGTGTCTTTTTAAGATGACGTGGCTGCTAAGCGTATGTTGAGTGGATGACGTGGATGACAAATTCTAAGTTGATGTGTCTTATCATCCTCCACCACTCACTGCCACCACCATGCCTCTACCACTCTTCCTCACCGCCAGTCGCTGCCGCCGAGGACTCCGATCAACCGCTACCACTCTAAATTCTCCCCTTGATTGAGAGGAAAAGCAAACCCTAATCGAGAGGGATCGAGGTTAAAGCATGGCTGCTGTCAAATCGCAGGCAATAAATCGGCGAAATTAGAAGTGAATTGATGGTGAAAAACGCTGGTATTTGATGATTTGAGGAGCTGGAAATCCATGGCGGGGGAGAATTTGAGGGCGTCGTCGTTGGGGAGGGATTGATCTTCTTGTTCTTACGccagccaccgccgcctcctcctTCGCGCCGTTGCCGGAGAAGGAGCTTCTAGAGGGGAGAGCAACTCGCCGCCAGTGAGGTCTACCGACGACGTCGTTTTGTCTATggaaacgacgtcgtttcatGAATTTCCGGCGTTCTCCACGTCAGATTTCAAGCTTGCCACGTCCACACAATTTCAACCGGACAACTCCAGGGTCGAGTCAAATGGGAAATACTCAGAACCCAACAAAGTTCATGACATTATACGCCAATTTTTttgttcgtgggaaaaaccggaaaatgagaaaatttatgacttttaaggcagtttgcCCGaaaatccaagccccttggcttagcggtaaagggtgctggataccgcgttcatcctggaggtctcgagttcgaaccctgggtggcgtaatttgtctttcctccttgttataggagttgatttcctctttgttataggagttgatttgtaatttcctccttcatatatatgatataaatatatgaagttaattaaaaataaaaataaaaaaataaaaaaaataaggcaGTTTGCCCGAAAAACTTCTCACACATAAAATCTTTGACCAAATGATACGAACTTCTTGTCACAAATCAACATCATAACTTGCATCCTAGTGGTATCCCCAACCTAACAACATTCTGCATTATGCTGTTATAAATCTACTTTAACCGAACACTAAAAAGCAAATGCATTTTAGATTTGTTTACCGCTTTCTCAACAGTAGAACTACATAACCACATTCTCTTTTTTTAGCCCTAATTACACACATGATTGAGCAACGGAGTCTGAAGACTTGTCGTGAAAATTAATATTACCACACAATTCTAATAAGAATTATAGCAACCACGATAAGGGAATTTTAAGTTTTATGCTTAACGGCAAACAACAAATCCACTAATTCACCTGAAGCTAGAGATAGAAGTCGCTGCAGTTTCAGAAAATCCAATCCTAACAACACGCGAATTCTGGAGCTGCAGCAGCTGTTTGAAAGGGACTCGACACCATGCGACTGTGGATAAAGCTTCTTACTTTGGCGGAGACGACGGTGGTGATCTCAGCATAATATTGCGCAATTGGGGATTCGGGAATCAAAATTCAGTGATCGGAGAGCTGAAAAGGGTTCAAAATTAGGGCTGCGAATTATAGTTTCAAAATTCACTCATATTTAGAGTTGTTATATTGGAATTAAGAGTTTTTTTTCCTACTATTTCTTCTCtcatttttctgattttttcgttgatcatttattttatatttttattttctcctCTTGAAATCTAGTACTCCTCTTGAAGATAACATAAATGATTgctgaaaaacaaaataatctCATAAGTTATTGATAATGGGATGGAGAATTCATGAATTTCCAATTAAATGGTAGTAATAAAGACTAAAGGGCAGAGGGGttcataaaattgaaatatcaaaaaatttaaaatatggggAATTGACTACAGATCTGGCTTGATTAGTACAATCACAATTTTCAATTTCACCATATGAATGAAGCTTCACTAATTGCAAATCTGATTATTACTCTAGATActcattttcatatattaaaGTAGAGTTGAGCAAATGAAACAAATTCAACAGTTTAATCATTTGTAAATAAATAGAGCAAATGAAACAAATTCAACAGTTTAATCAtttgtaaataaatattaacTTACACATTAATGTCTAAATACAAGGAACTTTGGACTAATTTCAATTTTGCACAGAACTGTGAATAAATACTCAAATACACAAACTTACATAAAAATTCGTAGTGCAATTTCTTACAAATTAAATACAGTAGGAATTAAAAAGATGAGTTGAGTTGTTACCTTCTTATGGAGGATGCGTCGTCGATGGCTGGAGGGCAGAGGCGACCGCTGGAGGCGACGGGCTGTAGCACGGGTTGCACGGATGGAGGGCGGAGGCGGCGGGATGGATAGAGA from Salvia splendens isolate huo1 chromosome 4, SspV2, whole genome shotgun sequence encodes the following:
- the LOC121800034 gene encoding cyclin-L1-1-like, with translation MIYTAIDTFYLSEEQLKSSPSRKDGIDEATETTLRIYGCDLIQESGILLKLPQAVMATGQVLFHRFYCKKSFARFNVKRVAASCLWLATKLEESPRKARQILIVFHRMECRRENLPIEHLDTSSKRYVDLKADLIRTERHLLKEMGFICHVEHPHKFISNYIATLEIPPELRQEAWNLANDSLRTTLCVRFKSAVVACGVVYAAARRSQVPLPENPPWWKAFDADKSGIDEVCRVLAHLYSLPKAQYIPVCKEGGSFTTPANRSWDSPHQSASKDGQLAGTTTNEDISTAKAPSTAVNAEAGKDELVKASLEKLKDTKKSDMDGKSTTNGGDSREEPQAKLSSDTRTETGGERIKERERDRERERTRGRDHDRGRDSDRERGRDERDDYERGRDKVRERVHRSRDKGKDSGRMEKSKHHSSRERDHHSSSYASKEKDRRRHHSYA